One window from the genome of Paenibacillus azoreducens encodes:
- a CDS encoding DUF2339 domain-containing protein yields MDLEKRIEQLETKMKHMELELTQLRQERREGIPSDAGQTKQAGQAVQSPPPNTGYRPEAGIPQGYAAHGRPGVPTQPFAQPGIPGSGVPEHQQQQSGIPGYQQQQQSGVNAQPYQGQVPYGYGQAQGGMTPPNQPGMNPYAYNNPQRPNIPMQPKPPKDWEHLIARVWLPRIFIVVLLLGVLWGFTAAVTAGYLTEPVRCLLGVVAAVVMYWLGERQIRSRREALGQVLLGGAIGVLILSVFAAHVLYDLIPSGLAFALYILSIALCVFTALRRRSQTLIIIATVAGYLIPFLVHSAHPNAWVFTGYETLFSLAMVYVALRFDFRAAYYVAIGVLHLPLLIGSVAGDFRGSRHVFITAVFVQHAALLAYAFLGAKRRKLDEILSLFPGFGLMALWIYALYPAIGDGIHWRPLMLIAWALIYSLAAFVKHIRSEQSPVFISMATAAWFLWAVDILNHSYSPAAAIVIGTAGLLLGFRISSYMQQITAAAAMAYGVSQTIILAIHDIISAESLSWLILLISLAVLAYFLRRMEERISIRNLPDVLMWVDALLMIIFLTQITNVLTADLTFDLRHLILSAVWAAYAIVVIVCGVLFQKLMVRFAGLALLFLTLVKVIIVDLPGVSVAVRAILFIGLGALGMLVSRFLYKRKNGPAAPPPSDENPIES; encoded by the coding sequence TTGGATTTGGAAAAGAGAATCGAGCAGCTTGAGACCAAAATGAAGCATATGGAACTCGAGCTGACGCAGCTGCGCCAAGAGAGGCGTGAAGGAATCCCGTCCGATGCGGGGCAGACGAAGCAGGCGGGGCAGGCAGTTCAGTCGCCTCCGCCTAACACAGGTTACCGGCCTGAAGCAGGTATACCGCAAGGTTATGCTGCACACGGGCGGCCCGGGGTGCCAACGCAGCCCTTCGCGCAGCCGGGAATTCCGGGGAGCGGAGTTCCGGAGCATCAGCAGCAGCAAAGCGGAATTCCGGGGTATCAGCAGCAGCAACAAAGCGGGGTTAACGCGCAGCCTTATCAAGGCCAGGTTCCTTACGGCTACGGACAGGCGCAAGGCGGCATGACTCCTCCCAATCAGCCTGGGATGAATCCGTATGCCTATAACAATCCGCAGCGGCCGAATATTCCTATGCAGCCCAAGCCGCCCAAAGATTGGGAGCATCTGATCGCCAGGGTATGGCTGCCCCGTATCTTCATCGTGGTTTTGCTGCTTGGCGTGTTATGGGGATTCACGGCTGCGGTCACAGCGGGTTATTTGACCGAACCCGTGCGCTGCCTTCTGGGCGTAGTCGCCGCCGTCGTCATGTATTGGCTTGGCGAAAGGCAGATCCGCAGCCGACGCGAAGCGCTCGGACAAGTGCTGCTTGGCGGAGCAATTGGAGTACTGATTTTATCCGTATTCGCCGCGCATGTGCTGTACGATCTGATTCCATCGGGCCTGGCATTCGCGTTATACATTCTTTCGATAGCGCTTTGTGTTTTTACCGCGCTGCGCCGTCGTTCGCAGACGCTTATCATCATCGCGACCGTTGCCGGTTACCTGATCCCGTTTCTGGTGCATTCCGCCCATCCGAATGCCTGGGTATTTACCGGCTACGAAACTTTGTTCTCGCTTGCGATGGTTTACGTCGCATTGAGATTCGATTTCCGAGCCGCCTATTATGTTGCGATCGGCGTGCTTCATCTGCCTTTATTGATCGGCTCCGTTGCGGGAGATTTCAGGGGAAGCCGGCATGTTTTCATCACAGCCGTATTTGTACAGCATGCCGCTTTGTTGGCCTATGCTTTCTTGGGAGCCAAACGCCGCAAACTGGATGAAATTCTGTCCCTGTTCCCCGGCTTTGGCCTCATGGCGCTCTGGATTTATGCGCTTTATCCGGCCATCGGTGATGGCATACACTGGAGACCGCTGATGCTGATCGCTTGGGCGCTTATTTACAGCCTTGCCGCTTTTGTCAAGCATATCCGGTCCGAACAGTCTCCCGTATTTATTTCAATGGCGACCGCCGCTTGGTTCTTATGGGCAGTGGACATCTTGAATCACAGCTATTCGCCGGCAGCAGCGATTGTCATCGGCACGGCCGGACTTTTACTGGGCTTCAGAATTTCCAGCTATATGCAGCAAATTACGGCAGCGGCGGCAATGGCTTATGGCGTGTCCCAAACCATTATCCTGGCCATTCATGACATCATCTCGGCCGAAAGCCTTTCCTGGCTGATTCTGCTGATCAGTCTGGCGGTCTTGGCTTATTTCTTGCGCCGGATGGAGGAACGAATCTCCATTCGCAATCTGCCGGATGTTCTGATGTGGGTCGACGCCCTGCTGATGATCATCTTTTTGACTCAGATCACGAATGTGCTGACTGCCGATCTGACCTTCGATCTGAGACACCTTATTCTGTCTGCGGTATGGGCCGCATACGCTATTGTCGTTATCGTCTGCGGCGTATTGTTCCAAAAACTGATGGTGCGTTTCGCGGGCTTGGCCCTGCTTTTTCTCACTTTGGTGAAAGTGATTATCGTAGATCTTCCGGGCGTATCCGTCGCTGTCCGGGCAATCCTCTTTATCGGACTCGGAGCGCTGGGGATGCTGGTATCCCGGTTTTTGTACAAACGCAAAAACGGCCCGGCGGCTCCCCCGCCTTCAGACGAAAACCCCATAGAATCTTAA
- a CDS encoding (Fe-S)-binding protein, with the protein MAKGQTQQVNPLTEKLRLRLDEDQLTNCMRCGFCLPACPTFAETGLEAESPRGRIALMKAVTDGIMVPDQAFEDQMNHCLGCRACEPACPAGVKYGQLIEQARDAIEDHKEHKPMVKVTRHAAFKTVFPHQNRMKWLGRGLKFYQKSGLRSVAHATGAMKLFPKHLRDMEKILPDASGRGVAELIGDHHPAKGEKIATVALFRGCIMDVLFTETNIHTVELLTEAGFEVVIPREQNCCGALLTHSGEAEGARELARRNIKTFKDAGVDYIVSNAGGCGALLVEYDHLLHEDPQWRDDAVWFAERVIDISELLVRAGRKLDFSPNSDRKKPVRITYQDSCHLRNVMRSADAPRQLMRQVEGAQFIEMKNADRCCGSAGIYNITQPAMAGQILDHKMGHVEATEASYLLTSNPGCLLQMKHGIEEHGLSGQMKAVHIVDFLHGQLKK; encoded by the coding sequence GTGGCTAAAGGGCAAACACAACAAGTGAATCCGCTGACCGAAAAGCTCCGTTTACGCCTCGATGAGGATCAATTGACCAACTGTATGCGCTGCGGTTTCTGCCTTCCGGCTTGCCCGACATTTGCGGAAACCGGCCTTGAGGCTGAATCCCCCCGGGGACGGATTGCCCTTATGAAAGCCGTCACGGACGGCATCATGGTTCCGGATCAGGCATTTGAAGATCAGATGAACCACTGCCTCGGCTGCCGCGCTTGCGAGCCTGCATGTCCGGCGGGAGTTAAGTACGGCCAGCTGATCGAGCAGGCCCGGGATGCCATTGAAGACCATAAAGAACATAAGCCGATGGTAAAGGTTACGCGCCATGCTGCTTTCAAAACGGTATTCCCGCATCAGAACCGGATGAAATGGCTGGGACGTGGACTTAAGTTTTACCAAAAATCCGGACTTCGTTCCGTAGCGCATGCAACGGGAGCGATGAAGCTATTCCCCAAGCATCTGCGCGATATGGAAAAGATTTTGCCGGACGCTTCCGGGCGCGGCGTCGCTGAGCTGATTGGCGATCATCATCCGGCGAAAGGCGAAAAAATCGCGACCGTGGCCCTGTTCAGGGGATGCATCATGGATGTTTTGTTTACCGAAACGAATATTCACACGGTAGAACTGCTGACGGAAGCGGGCTTTGAAGTGGTGATTCCGCGTGAGCAGAACTGCTGCGGAGCGCTGCTTACGCATAGCGGGGAAGCGGAAGGAGCGCGAGAACTGGCGAGACGGAATATCAAGACGTTTAAGGACGCGGGCGTGGACTATATCGTGTCTAATGCGGGCGGCTGCGGAGCGCTTCTGGTTGAATACGACCATCTGCTGCATGAAGATCCGCAGTGGCGGGACGATGCCGTTTGGTTTGCCGAGCGGGTCATCGATATCAGCGAGCTGCTTGTGCGTGCGGGAAGAAAGCTTGATTTCAGTCCAAATAGTGACAGGAAAAAGCCGGTGCGTATCACGTATCAGGATTCCTGCCATCTCCGCAACGTGATGCGTTCGGCGGATGCTCCGCGCCAATTAATGCGCCAGGTTGAGGGGGCGCAGTTCATCGAAATGAAAAATGCCGACCGCTGCTGCGGTTCGGCGGGGATCTACAATATTACGCAGCCGGCGATGGCCGGGCAAATTCTGGACCACAAAATGGGGCATGTCGAAGCCACCGAGGCCAGCTATTTGCTGACGAGCAATCCTGGCTGCCTGCTGCAAATGAAGCATGGCATCGAGGAGCATGGGCTGAGCGGCCAAATGAAGGCGGTCCACATCGTGGACTTCCTGCACGGGCAGTTGAAAAAATAG
- a CDS encoding FAD-binding oxidoreductase: MLKEEAKRELISILGSEYVKDDPQSLVTHSYDGTPMLQSLPDAVVYPSSTEEVSQIMKVLSRHHIPVVGRGSGTNLCGGTVPVQGGVVMVMHRMNRIVEVDMENLTATVQPGLNTKQFSTHVESLGLFYPPDPSSMSISTIGGNIAECSGGLRGLKYGTTKDYVIGLEAVLANGDIIRTGGKLMKDVAGYDLTKLLVGSEGTLAIITEAILKLVPPPKYKKTMIAMYKDLYGAARTVSKIIENRIIPATLEILDNATIRVVDDFAKLGLPLDMEAILIIEQDGDEEAVERDIAVITEVCKSENADQLSVAASYEEAEKLLTARRSAFTALARLRPTTILEDATVPRSKIADMVIEINRIAKKHEVQISTFGHAGDGNLHPTATTDARNKEEIERVEAAFEEIFEAAIRLGGTITGEHGVGMVKSPYLEWKVGPAGIEVMKAIKSSFDPHNLLNPGKVFAKETRKRVVIQRG, encoded by the coding sequence TTGCTGAAAGAAGAAGCGAAACGAGAACTTATTTCCATATTAGGCAGTGAATATGTTAAAGATGATCCGCAGTCTTTGGTAACCCATTCCTATGATGGAACGCCGATGCTGCAATCCTTGCCGGATGCCGTGGTATACCCGTCGAGCACAGAAGAGGTGTCGCAAATTATGAAAGTGCTGAGCAGACACCATATACCGGTTGTGGGCAGAGGTTCGGGCACCAATTTATGCGGCGGCACGGTACCTGTTCAGGGCGGCGTGGTGATGGTGATGCACCGGATGAACCGGATTGTGGAAGTAGATATGGAGAACCTGACGGCAACGGTGCAGCCGGGGTTGAATACGAAACAATTCAGCACCCATGTCGAAAGTTTGGGGTTATTTTATCCGCCGGATCCCAGCAGCATGTCCATCTCGACCATCGGGGGGAATATTGCTGAATGCTCGGGGGGATTGCGCGGCTTGAAATACGGAACGACCAAGGATTATGTGATCGGTCTGGAGGCGGTACTTGCAAACGGCGATATTATTCGCACAGGCGGCAAATTGATGAAGGATGTGGCCGGTTATGATCTGACCAAACTTCTGGTCGGCTCGGAAGGGACTTTGGCGATCATTACGGAAGCGATTCTGAAGCTGGTCCCGCCGCCAAAATACAAAAAGACGATGATTGCGATGTATAAGGATCTGTACGGTGCTGCGCGGACGGTATCCAAAATCATCGAAAACCGGATTATTCCGGCGACGCTCGAGATTCTTGATAACGCAACCATCCGCGTGGTGGATGACTTTGCGAAGCTGGGCCTGCCGCTTGATATGGAGGCTATTCTTATTATCGAACAGGATGGCGACGAAGAGGCCGTGGAACGGGACATCGCGGTCATTACGGAAGTTTGCAAAAGCGAAAATGCCGATCAGCTCAGCGTTGCGGCCAGCTATGAAGAGGCCGAGAAGCTGCTGACAGCCCGGCGCAGCGCTTTTACGGCCTTGGCCAGACTGCGGCCGACGACCATCTTGGAGGATGCAACCGTACCGCGCTCGAAAATTGCCGATATGGTGATTGAAATTAACCGGATCGCGAAAAAACATGAGGTGCAGATCAGTACTTTCGGCCATGCCGGTGATGGCAATTTACATCCGACGGCGACAACCGATGCCCGCAATAAAGAAGAGATCGAGCGGGTGGAAGCGGCCTTCGAGGAAATTTTTGAGGCAGCTATTCGTCTGGGAGGGACCATTACCGGCGAACATGGCGTCGGCATGGTGAAATCGCCGTATCTGGAATGGAAGGTTGGTCCGGCGGGAATCGAGGTTATGAAAGCGATTAAAAGTTCCTTCGACCCGCATAACCTTCTGAATCCCGGCAAGGTATTCGCGAAGGAAACACGGAAACGGGTGGTGATTCAACGTGGCTAA
- a CDS encoding FadR/GntR family transcriptional regulator, with the protein MNNRQRPLKQYEWVMNDLKKQMDEGLLQPGDRLSSVVDLAAEYNVGRSTIREALSALKAMGLLDIKQGGGTFVKALPAEPEPVHPMQRYADLWEGRAASLRHLLEVRRVLETGCAALAAHHRTDEDIAVFERLITEMKQSEDEHFIEQADVQFHQQIGIATHNPLLLELMESLSNKLHESMKDMRALWFYAERSSAERLLQEHIRIYEAIANQDTKEATARMELHISKVEQVLNEKKAEYRAPRP; encoded by the coding sequence TTGAACAATCGGCAAAGACCGCTCAAGCAATACGAGTGGGTGATGAATGATTTGAAGAAACAGATGGATGAAGGGCTGCTTCAGCCTGGGGACCGTCTATCTTCCGTAGTGGATCTGGCCGCCGAGTACAATGTCGGCAGATCGACCATCCGGGAAGCCCTTAGTGCGCTCAAAGCCATGGGACTGCTTGATATCAAGCAGGGCGGCGGCACTTTCGTCAAAGCGCTCCCAGCGGAGCCGGAACCTGTGCATCCTATGCAGCGGTATGCTGACTTATGGGAGGGGCGCGCAGCCTCGCTGCGTCATCTTCTTGAAGTCCGCCGCGTGCTGGAAACAGGCTGCGCCGCGCTTGCCGCACATCACCGTACGGATGAGGATATAGCCGTTTTCGAGCGTTTGATAACGGAAATGAAACAATCCGAAGACGAGCATTTCATTGAGCAGGCCGACGTACAATTCCATCAGCAGATCGGCATCGCGACCCACAATCCCCTGCTGCTCGAATTGATGGAGTCTTTGTCGAACAAGCTGCATGAAAGTATGAAGGATATGCGTGCGTTATGGTTTTACGCCGAACGCTCCTCTGCGGAACGGCTGCTGCAGGAGCATATCAGGATATACGAAGCCATCGCCAATCAGGATACGAAGGAAGCAACGGCCCGGATGGAACTGCATATTTCCAAAGTGGAGCAGGTGCTGAACGAGAAGAAAGCCGAATATCGCGCCCCGCGGCCATGA
- a CDS encoding AEC family transporter has translation MIVTILLEVVLPVFVLIGCGSLMQRIFRLDLYTLSKINFYFITPAAVFMSMYHSDMSGTLLGTVVLFYGLYVFILWLIGTIVARSMKFPSSMRAAFNNSIMLDNSGNYGMPINALVFKGDPLAGSMQALIMSLQSLLTFTYGVIAIQGAKLKGNYRSMVIGFLKMPVPYALVLGIFLHVLHVPLPVFISQPLTYAQQSLVAVALLTLGAQIVKYPLRLYRLDIYISLFIRLIIGPVIGCGLVFALGLKGIPAQALLIASGMPSGVNTSILAEEYANEPDFAAQTVLLSTLFNVVTITGLISLAKMF, from the coding sequence ATGATTGTTACGATATTACTCGAAGTTGTGCTGCCTGTTTTTGTTCTGATCGGATGCGGTTCTCTTATGCAGCGCATTTTTCGCCTTGACCTTTATACCCTGTCCAAAATCAATTTTTATTTCATTACGCCCGCGGCGGTTTTTATGAGCATGTATCATTCCGACATGTCGGGTACGCTTCTGGGGACCGTCGTTTTATTTTATGGATTATACGTGTTTATTCTGTGGCTGATCGGAACTATTGTGGCCCGGTCCATGAAGTTCCCAAGCAGTATGAGGGCCGCTTTTAACAACAGCATTATGCTTGATAACTCCGGGAATTACGGGATGCCGATCAATGCGCTTGTCTTCAAGGGAGATCCGCTCGCCGGGTCCATGCAAGCGCTCATTATGTCACTGCAAAGCCTGTTGACCTTTACATACGGAGTGATCGCGATCCAAGGCGCGAAGCTGAAAGGAAATTACCGGAGCATGGTGATCGGCTTTCTGAAAATGCCTGTCCCCTATGCCCTTGTATTGGGGATTTTTCTGCATGTTCTGCATGTCCCGCTGCCTGTGTTCATTTCTCAGCCGTTAACCTACGCCCAGCAGTCTCTCGTTGCGGTCGCGCTGCTGACGCTCGGGGCGCAAATCGTCAAATATCCGCTCCGGCTTTATCGGCTCGATATTTACATCAGCCTGTTCATCCGCTTGATTATAGGTCCAGTCATCGGCTGCGGGCTTGTATTCGCACTTGGTCTGAAGGGAATCCCTGCGCAAGCGCTCCTGATTGCATCCGGCATGCCTTCAGGCGTCAATACGTCCATCCTCGCCGAGGAATATGCGAACGAACCTGATTTTGCCGCGCAAACCGTGCTGCTGTCCACTTTGTTTAATGTCGTGACCATCACGGGATTGATTTCGCTGGCAAAAATGTTTTAA
- a CDS encoding methyl-accepting chemotaxis protein has product MKLQPKGTLRLFRIKRLRSRLVLIISLMVIIPNVIVALFSVNSAQGQLQDKMEDTTKSSVILLDNLIDNLVQMQISNVQMLADQITSEDIDQKSPKARKLIDDYKTRHPEAEIVTIGNDRGVWMKSPDPGKQDYDPRTREWYKLAKKYPNQAMVADPSISVTTGNYVLTISKMLPDGQGAVTISFSINDLNKTVNNIHLGNKGYIYVMDRNNIMMAHPTKKIGDKATGAQVDVINSQKNGFINYNNPDTHVLQRGYYTTNGLTSFKIVGILPDSEYSDAMRPILYTAIGVLVLSVAIILVILFFIIKGITRPIEQLNQSAIRVSEGHLNEQVVTKRTDEIGTLAQNYNGMVASLRSMVVDMSETSGQLAASSEELTASTEMNAQSVETVSGLISDSSEGAATQALATEESARTLEEMTRGIQKIAESAGMIVDSAGRTEGDVKAGSQKIRQVSAQMDTIRHSTVESAELMEQLHDHSANIAAMSTAISEISKQTNLLSLNAAIEAARAGEHGRGFAVVADEVRKLADQSNITADEIQQTIVKMTDLITSAFDVMKNKVQADVNQGLDVTAEALEAFVNIEQSAKHISDQVQDISAITEQMSASSEEISAAVHEVAGISRQTVSSFERVTAASQEQLASMEEISSSAAGLARMAVDMQTMIERFKLDK; this is encoded by the coding sequence TTGAAATTACAGCCGAAAGGAACCTTGCGCTTGTTCAGGATCAAAAGACTCCGCAGCAGACTTGTACTCATCATCAGTCTAATGGTTATCATACCGAATGTTATCGTGGCCTTATTTTCCGTTAACAGCGCTCAAGGACAACTGCAGGACAAAATGGAGGATACGACAAAATCCAGTGTCATCCTGCTTGACAACCTGATCGATAACCTCGTTCAAATGCAGATATCCAACGTACAAATGCTCGCCGATCAAATTACATCCGAAGATATCGACCAGAAATCGCCTAAAGCTCGGAAGCTGATAGATGATTATAAAACCCGGCATCCGGAGGCTGAAATCGTAACGATCGGCAATGACCGGGGAGTCTGGATGAAATCGCCCGATCCCGGCAAACAGGATTACGACCCGCGTACCCGGGAGTGGTACAAACTCGCCAAAAAATATCCGAACCAAGCGATGGTCGCCGATCCCTCCATCTCGGTAACAACCGGCAATTACGTGCTCACCATTTCTAAAATGCTGCCTGACGGGCAAGGCGCTGTGACCATCAGTTTCAGCATTAACGATCTAAACAAAACCGTAAACAATATTCACCTTGGCAACAAGGGATACATCTACGTTATGGACCGCAACAATATTATGATGGCCCATCCAACCAAAAAGATCGGGGACAAAGCGACCGGGGCGCAGGTTGATGTCATCAACAGCCAAAAAAACGGCTTCATCAACTACAACAATCCTGACACTCATGTGCTCCAGCGGGGATATTACACCACGAATGGATTGACATCGTTCAAAATTGTCGGCATTCTTCCCGACAGCGAATACAGCGATGCAATGCGCCCGATCCTATATACAGCCATAGGCGTACTAGTCCTTTCAGTAGCTATCATTCTTGTCATTCTGTTCTTTATCATCAAAGGCATAACAAGGCCGATCGAGCAGTTGAACCAATCCGCAATTCGGGTTAGCGAAGGCCATCTGAACGAGCAGGTGGTAACCAAGCGTACGGACGAAATCGGCACCCTCGCGCAAAATTATAACGGCATGGTCGCTTCTCTACGCAGCATGGTGGTGGACATGAGCGAAACTTCCGGCCAACTGGCGGCTTCCAGCGAGGAGCTGACTGCCAGCACGGAAATGAATGCCCAATCGGTTGAAACGGTCTCCGGCCTGATTTCGGATTCGTCCGAAGGCGCGGCAACCCAGGCCCTCGCAACCGAGGAAAGCGCCCGTACCCTTGAGGAAATGACGCGCGGAATCCAGAAAATCGCCGAATCCGCCGGGATGATCGTTGATTCGGCAGGCCGTACCGAAGGCGATGTGAAAGCGGGCAGTCAAAAAATACGTCAAGTCAGCGCCCAAATGGATACCATCCGACACTCTACGGTTGAATCCGCCGAACTGATGGAGCAGCTGCACGACCACAGCGCCAATATTGCGGCCATGAGCACGGCCATTTCGGAAATTTCCAAGCAAACGAACCTTCTGTCGCTGAATGCGGCCATAGAAGCTGCCCGTGCCGGCGAACACGGACGGGGATTTGCGGTCGTTGCCGACGAAGTCCGCAAGCTTGCGGACCAGTCCAACATCACTGCTGACGAGATCCAGCAGACGATCGTAAAAATGACCGATCTGATCACAAGCGCATTCGATGTCATGAAAAACAAGGTACAAGCCGATGTGAACCAAGGTTTGGATGTAACCGCGGAGGCATTGGAAGCCTTTGTAAACATCGAACAATCCGCCAAACATATCTCGGATCAGGTGCAGGATATTTCGGCAATCACCGAGCAAATGTCGGCCAGCAGCGAAGAAATCTCGGCTGCGGTACACGAGGTCGCCGGTATCTCCCGGCAGACGGTCTCATCGTTTGAACGCGTAACCGCAGCCAGCCAGGAGCAGCTGGCATCCATGGAGGAAATCAGTTCTTCCGCGGCCGGACTTGCCCGGATGGCAGTGGACATGCAAACCATGATCGAACGTTTTAAGCTCGATAAATAA